One Planktothrix sp. FACHB-1365 genomic window carries:
- a CDS encoding S-layer homology domain-containing protein: MSQSYPPDPSNRQSNPRFDEVIAIIVALATMGTILFWVLSHPNRKLTTTPNQTAPETQTSTTDQTFSQILERSLPDGVSPLPPPTSQPTTPSPTPQPTVNQPWWVALGLIPQTTPDTPIATSPPAQVPPVPPQTTTLNPRETLCPTPSQGGKVCLTTPPPLETPSSTVPDQSWASPFVAYFMSKNWATGSDQKPFQPDEKITRGEFAAQLQRAFNQQPEQSPIQFKDVPKNFWAKPALKEVSQSGFLVGYPGNIFRPKQEIPRVQVLVALASGLELKPSKNPQQTLKLFKDMDQIPEWAVEGVAAATEAGLVVNYPDKNTLNPNQSATYGEVASMIYQGLVYQKKVEPISSDYIVNSR, encoded by the coding sequence ATGTCACAATCTTATCCTCCTGATCCCTCCAATCGTCAATCTAATCCTCGCTTTGATGAGGTTATTGCCATTATTGTTGCGTTAGCAACGATGGGTACAATTTTATTTTGGGTTTTAAGCCATCCTAACCGGAAATTAACGACCACCCCCAACCAAACCGCCCCAGAAACCCAAACCTCGACAACAGATCAGACGTTCTCCCAAATCCTAGAACGCTCCCTCCCGGATGGGGTTTCACCTTTGCCTCCCCCAACTTCCCAACCTACCACACCTTCCCCTACACCTCAGCCAACCGTGAATCAACCTTGGTGGGTTGCTTTAGGGTTAATTCCTCAAACCACACCGGATACACCCATCGCCACCTCGCCTCCAGCACAAGTTCCCCCAGTTCCCCCCCAAACCACTACCCTCAACCCAAGGGAAACCCTTTGTCCGACTCCATCTCAAGGGGGAAAAGTGTGTTTAACGACTCCACCTCCTCTGGAAACCCCCTCTTCTACTGTTCCTGACCAATCTTGGGCGAGTCCATTTGTTGCCTATTTTATGAGTAAAAATTGGGCAACCGGGTCTGATCAAAAACCCTTTCAACCTGATGAAAAAATTACACGGGGAGAATTTGCCGCCCAATTACAAAGGGCATTTAATCAACAACCTGAACAATCCCCTATTCAATTTAAGGATGTTCCTAAAAACTTTTGGGCTAAACCGGCTTTGAAAGAGGTTAGTCAATCGGGTTTTTTAGTGGGATATCCAGGAAATATCTTTCGACCTAAACAAGAAATTCCTCGCGTTCAAGTGTTAGTGGCTTTAGCCAGTGGGTTAGAGTTAAAACCGTCTAAAAATCCTCAACAAACCCTTAAACTCTTTAAAGATATGGATCAAATTCCTGAGTGGGCTGTTGAGGGTGTTGCCGCCGCAACGGAAGCCGGATTAGTTGTTAATTATCCTGATAAAAATACTCTCAATCCCAATCAATCGGCTACCTATGGTGAAGTCGCTTCTATGATTTACCAAGGGTTAGTTTATCAGAAAAAAGTAGAACCGATTTCTTCTGATTATATTGTGAACTCACGCTGA
- a CDS encoding glycogen/starch/alpha-glucan phosphorylase yields the protein MTQSLIPINECPIQIEDDRTGTSVETLKRAFADNLFYELGKYESIATKEDFYMALAYTLRDRLLSRWLKTVKTYEDHSVKIVYYLSAEFLMGRHLGNSLINLHLYDRVRQAVEESGLNLDELLEQEPDPGLGNGGLGRLAACFLDSLATLEIPAVGYGIRYEFGIFHQTMQDGWQAEIPDKWLRFGNPWEIPRPEESVEVKFGGQTEIYHDEKGRERIRWIPAKTVIGIPYDTPVPGYDTNTVNPLRLWKAEASDAFNFEAFNAGNYDGAVADKMRSETISKVLYPNDNTPQGKQLRLEQQYFFVACSLRDIVKRHLRHNNNLYNLNETAAIQLNDTHPAIAIAELMRVLLDEHGIDWDSAWRVTQKTFAYTNHTLLPEALEKWSVGLFGYLLPRHLEIIYEINRRFLEDVHRWYPDDDTLLGRLSLIEEGPEKFVRMAHLACVGSHAINGVAALHTDLLKKDTLRDFYKLWPEKFFNKTNGVTPRRWILLSNPTLSQFYSSKLGEGWLKDLDQLRQLESQIDDPEFCEQWRQIKLYNKQLLADYIWKFNGVEVDPHSIFDIQVKRIHEYKRQHLDVLHIITLYNRIKQNPNINIYPRTFIFGGKAAPGYFMAKLIIKLINAVGEVVNKDPDVRGRLKVVFLANFNASLGQRIYPAADLSEQISTAGKEASGTGNMKFAMNGSLTIGTLDGANIEIREEAGFENFFLFGLTAEEVYALKSKGYKPSDYYHRNAELKGVIDRISSGYFSHGNEELFKPLVDSLMYHDEYMLFADYQAYIDCQRQVSLAFQDTQKWTRMSILNALRMGKFSSDRTIREYCNQIWNVKSIPVEMEGYNPEAAGLRVIS from the coding sequence ATGACTCAATCCTTGATTCCGATTAATGAATGTCCCATCCAAATTGAGGACGATCGCACTGGAACGAGTGTGGAAACCCTAAAACGGGCTTTTGCCGATAATTTATTCTATGAACTCGGTAAGTACGAGTCCATCGCCACAAAGGAAGATTTTTATATGGCGTTGGCTTATACCTTGCGGGATCGGTTGTTAAGCCGTTGGTTGAAAACGGTCAAAACCTACGAAGACCATAGCGTCAAAATCGTTTACTATTTGTCTGCGGAATTCCTCATGGGCCGACACTTAGGGAACAGTTTAATTAACTTACACCTCTATGATCGCGTCCGTCAGGCGGTGGAAGAATCAGGACTCAACTTAGATGAACTCCTTGAACAAGAACCCGACCCCGGTTTAGGAAATGGCGGTTTAGGACGGTTAGCGGCTTGTTTCCTCGACTCCCTGGCGACCTTGGAAATTCCCGCCGTTGGCTATGGTATTCGCTATGAATTTGGGATTTTCCACCAAACCATGCAAGATGGTTGGCAAGCGGAAATTCCCGATAAATGGTTACGATTTGGCAACCCTTGGGAAATTCCCCGTCCCGAAGAATCCGTTGAGGTGAAATTTGGCGGTCAGACCGAAATTTATCATGATGAGAAAGGACGGGAACGGATTCGCTGGATTCCGGCTAAAACCGTGATCGGTATTCCCTATGACACTCCGGTTCCTGGGTATGATACCAACACCGTTAACCCTCTGCGGTTGTGGAAAGCAGAAGCCAGTGACGCCTTTAACTTTGAAGCCTTCAACGCCGGGAATTATGATGGGGCGGTAGCTGATAAAATGCGATCGGAAACCATCTCTAAAGTCCTCTATCCCAATGACAACACCCCCCAAGGGAAACAATTGCGCTTAGAACAGCAATATTTCTTTGTGGCTTGTTCGTTGCGGGATATTGTTAAACGTCATCTCCGCCACAATAACAATCTTTATAACCTGAATGAAACCGCCGCCATTCAACTCAATGATACCCATCCGGCCATTGCCATTGCTGAGTTAATGCGGGTGTTGTTAGATGAACATGGGATTGATTGGGATTCTGCTTGGCGAGTCACCCAAAAAACCTTTGCCTATACCAACCATACCTTGTTACCCGAAGCCTTAGAAAAATGGTCAGTGGGTTTGTTTGGCTATTTGTTACCGCGTCACTTGGAAATCATCTATGAAATTAACCGTCGTTTCTTAGAAGATGTCCATCGCTGGTATCCCGATGATGACACCTTATTGGGACGGTTATCTTTAATTGAAGAAGGGCCAGAAAAATTTGTGCGGATGGCTCATTTAGCCTGTGTTGGCAGTCATGCGATTAATGGAGTGGCGGCACTGCATACGGATTTGTTGAAAAAAGATACCCTGCGAGATTTTTATAAACTCTGGCCAGAGAAGTTTTTCAATAAAACCAATGGGGTGACACCCCGGCGTTGGATTTTATTGAGTAATCCCACGTTATCGCAGTTTTATAGCTCTAAATTGGGTGAGGGTTGGCTCAAAGATTTAGATCAACTGCGTCAATTAGAAAGCCAAATTGATGATCCTGAATTCTGCGAACAGTGGCGTCAAATTAAACTGTACAATAAACAACTGTTAGCGGATTACATCTGGAAATTTAATGGCGTTGAAGTTGATCCCCATTCCATCTTTGATATTCAGGTGAAACGGATTCATGAATATAAACGTCAACACTTGGATGTGCTGCACATTATTACGCTGTACAACCGCATCAAACAGAACCCCAATATTAATATTTATCCCCGAACTTTTATCTTTGGGGGGAAAGCGGCTCCGGGCTATTTCATGGCAAAATTAATCATTAAATTGATTAATGCCGTTGGGGAAGTGGTCAATAAAGATCCCGATGTCCGGGGACGGTTAAAAGTGGTGTTTTTGGCAAACTTTAACGCCTCTTTAGGTCAACGCATCTATCCGGCGGCGGATTTATCTGAACAAATTTCTACAGCCGGAAAAGAAGCTTCTGGAACCGGAAACATGAAGTTTGCCATGAATGGTTCCTTAACCATTGGTACTTTGGATGGGGCAAATATTGAAATCCGCGAAGAAGCCGGGTTTGAAAATTTCTTCCTGTTTGGCTTAACCGCAGAAGAAGTTTATGCCTTAAAATCTAAAGGCTATAAACCCAGCGATTACTATCATCGAAATGCTGAATTAAAAGGCGTGATTGATCGGATTTCATCGGGTTATTTTTCCCATGGCAATGAGGAATTATTTAAACCTTTGGTGGATTCCTTAATGTACCATGATGAATATATGCTGTTCGCGGATTATCAAGCTTATATTGATTGTCAGCGACAAGTCAGTTTGGCATTTCAAGATACGCAAAAATGGACAAGAATGTCAATTCTGAATGCTCTCCGCATGGGTAAATTCTCTAGCGATCGCACCATCCGTGAATATTGTAACCAAATCTGGAACGTGAAATCTATTCCTGTGGAAATGGAAGGATATAACCCAGAAGCGGCTGGATTGCGCGTTATTAGTTAA
- a CDS encoding PEP-CTERM sorting domain-containing protein (PEP-CTERM proteins occur, often in large numbers, in the proteomes of bacteria that also encode an exosortase, a predicted intramembrane cysteine proteinase. The presence of a PEP-CTERM domain at a protein's C-terminus predicts cleavage within the sorting domain, followed by covalent anchoring to some some component of the (usually Gram-negative) cell surface. Many PEP-CTERM proteins exhibit an unusual sequence composition that includes large numbers of potential glycosylation sites. Expression of one such protein has been shown restore the ability of a bacterium to form floc, a type of biofilm.): MNITPKTTLKLFLVATPVIALLSSVSPVFAGTLAKAETNTLIFDFNQVPTNTSTFTDAQTLALAVRGITLAEANANANFNVCLEPENCLTLTENSSQAKAQGEGQEYLGLAYSQAVAIGYQFKITENQEFSFKVSSLLNSEVIPSSFSKESAQAENYIAFYLFDDLTDNLLDFFSLNSSLNSSNQLNLSTENSQGFHWSPLITTNAQDNQVSANIVLSGLYSREFSHSQSLTLITYQHSKTMVKAPEPSTSLSLLIMGILGIVLNFKKKSILSD; the protein is encoded by the coding sequence ATGAATATTACACCCAAAACAACTCTGAAATTATTCCTAGTTGCCACTCCCGTTATTGCTTTATTAAGTAGTGTTTCTCCAGTTTTTGCGGGTACCTTAGCGAAGGCTGAAACAAACACTTTAATTTTTGATTTTAACCAAGTTCCTACAAACACTTCCACCTTTACAGATGCTCAAACCCTAGCATTAGCTGTTCGAGGAATTACATTAGCCGAAGCGAATGCTAATGCAAATTTTAATGTTTGTTTAGAACCTGAAAATTGTTTAACTCTAACGGAAAATAGTTCTCAAGCGAAAGCTCAGGGAGAAGGTCAAGAATATCTGGGTTTAGCGTACAGTCAAGCAGTCGCTATAGGTTATCAGTTTAAAATTACCGAAAATCAAGAATTTTCCTTTAAAGTTTCTTCTCTTTTAAATTCGGAGGTTATACCAAGTTCCTTCTCAAAAGAATCGGCTCAAGCAGAGAATTATATCGCTTTTTATTTATTTGATGATTTGACGGATAATCTGTTAGATTTTTTTAGTCTCAATAGCTCACTTAATTCTTCTAATCAGCTTAATTTATCAACAGAAAATAGTCAGGGCTTTCACTGGTCACCGTTGATAACAACAAATGCTCAAGATAATCAAGTTTCTGCTAATATTGTGTTGTCAGGATTATATTCTCGTGAGTTTAGTCACAGTCAAAGTTTAACGTTAATTACCTATCAACATAGTAAAACAATGGTCAAAGCGCCTGAACCTTCAACTTCTTTGAGTTTATTAATCATGGGTATATTGGGAATAGTCTTAAACTTTAAAAAGAAAAGTATTTTATCTGATTGA
- a CDS encoding Zn-dependent hydrolase: MAVITELRINHKRLHHRIYDLAKIGQQPSGSIRRLAFTPEDLQAREAVKQWMLEAGMTVRTDAAGNLIGRYPGQNQMAPALATGSHLDTVPTGGRYDGVLGVLAGIEVAQTLKENHLKLHHPLEVIVFTDEESTMIGCQAMAGTVLLDNPERYSSKTGESIQSSLKRLGGNWEQLATARRSRENMAAFLELHVEQGAILERNGVSIGIVQGVVGMERQKITILGQANHAGTTPMEMRQDALVAAAELILAVQEIALKMPSQPVATVGYLHVFPNAVNIIPGQVELSVDMRDLSQDCLQEMLEKLDHKIIAIANSTNTQISIIPLLSVKPTLAALEIQNTIESVCQQLELSYLSLPSRAGHDALEMGRITNMGMIFVPSQAGVSHSEAEYTSPEHCTQGANVLLHTLLLFDQTYSNPI; the protein is encoded by the coding sequence ATGGCTGTGATCACAGAACTGAGAATTAATCATAAGCGCCTACACCATCGAATTTATGATTTAGCGAAGATTGGTCAACAACCGTCAGGAAGTATTCGCCGTTTGGCGTTTACCCCGGAAGATTTGCAGGCTCGTGAAGCCGTCAAACAATGGATGTTAGAAGCGGGAATGACCGTGAGAACCGATGCTGCGGGAAATCTCATCGGTCGTTATCCGGGTCAAAATCAGATGGCTCCCGCTTTAGCAACGGGCTCTCACCTCGATACTGTGCCAACGGGAGGACGCTATGATGGAGTTTTAGGGGTATTAGCTGGCATCGAAGTAGCACAAACCTTGAAGGAGAATCATCTAAAACTGCATCATCCTTTAGAAGTCATTGTGTTTACCGATGAAGAAAGTACGATGATTGGGTGTCAGGCGATGGCGGGAACGGTGTTACTGGATAACCCAGAGCGTTATTCCTCTAAAACCGGAGAGTCGATTCAATCTAGTTTAAAACGGCTAGGGGGAAATTGGGAACAGTTAGCCACCGCACGACGTTCACGGGAAAATATGGCAGCATTTTTAGAACTGCACGTTGAACAAGGAGCGATTTTAGAACGCAATGGGGTTTCAATTGGAATTGTTCAAGGCGTGGTGGGAATGGAACGCCAAAAAATCACGATTCTTGGACAAGCTAACCACGCCGGAACAACACCGATGGAAATGCGACAGGATGCGTTAGTCGCAGCAGCAGAATTAATTTTAGCAGTGCAAGAAATTGCGTTAAAAATGCCTTCTCAACCTGTTGCAACGGTGGGATATCTTCATGTATTCCCGAATGCGGTTAATATTATACCCGGACAAGTTGAATTATCTGTTGATATGCGGGATTTATCTCAGGATTGTTTACAGGAAATGTTAGAAAAATTAGATCATAAAATTATAGCGATCGCTAATTCAACAAATACCCAAATTTCAATTATACCGTTACTCAGTGTTAAACCCACTTTAGCAGCCCTTGAAATTCAAAACACCATTGAATCTGTTTGTCAACAGTTAGAATTAAGTTATTTATCCCTTCCTAGTCGTGCGGGACATGATGCGTTAGAAATGGGGAGAATTACTAATATGGGGATGATTTTTGTTCCTTCCCAAGCGGGAGTAAGTCATTCTGAAGCAGAATATACTTCCCCTGAACATTGTACCCAAGGAGCCAATGTATTGTTACACACTTTATTATTATTCGATCAAACCTATAGCAATCCTATTTAA
- a CDS encoding Rieske 2Fe-2S domain-containing protein encodes MTSLQQNLNPTFIEHPQTETEQFQWTKQWYPVAAVEFIDPTRPHPVQLLGKDLVLWRDASGQWRCFADACPHRLVPLSEGRVESDGTLLCAYHAWRFDGEGNCVSIPQSQDSETEAKHCSNPKSCAVVYPTQERQGLLWVWGESGSEAQQESLLKSPRLIPELEENSDQIVKLPWSFRDIPYGWDFFMENISDPAHVPVSHHGIIGNRYKDAKYYDMISLRKISTQEGFAFKIIPTQPHVVEAVHDFQPPCHQKIYATNVDGGKMVLALYATPTRPGWCRTFGRQILIKSKQGKTPGGIGFFALPMPIWLNHVLAPLFMHQDLVFLHYQEKILAKRKNKRWLEEVYTPNPQDKMVITFRQWLEKRAGGGIPWSEECNPHLPLPELNKQQLFDVWSTHTQHCQVCQNALKNINRLTVFSYIAAILCFGLGVMVDARTVEQLTAIPPIGFWVLLGCAIAFATAGYYLKKFSRLFYIYEFEHAHND; translated from the coding sequence ATGACTTCCCTACAACAAAACCTGAACCCCACATTCATCGAACATCCCCAAACCGAAACTGAACAATTTCAATGGACAAAACAATGGTATCCCGTCGCTGCGGTGGAATTTATTGATCCCACTCGTCCCCATCCCGTGCAATTATTAGGCAAAGATCTGGTTTTATGGCGGGATGCTTCAGGTCAATGGCGCTGTTTTGCGGATGCTTGTCCCCATCGCCTCGTCCCCTTGTCTGAAGGTCGGGTTGAGTCCGATGGCACACTTCTGTGCGCTTATCATGCTTGGCGGTTCGATGGTGAGGGAAATTGTGTTAGCATTCCCCAATCTCAAGATAGCGAAACCGAAGCAAAACATTGTTCTAACCCGAAATCCTGCGCTGTGGTTTATCCCACCCAAGAACGTCAGGGTTTATTATGGGTTTGGGGAGAATCCGGTTCCGAAGCTCAACAGGAAAGCTTGTTAAAATCTCCTCGTCTGATTCCTGAATTAGAAGAAAATTCAGATCAAATTGTTAAGTTACCTTGGAGTTTTCGGGATATTCCCTACGGTTGGGATTTCTTTATGGAGAATATTTCTGACCCCGCCCATGTTCCGGTTTCCCATCATGGAATTATCGGCAATCGCTACAAAGATGCTAAATATTATGACATGATTTCCCTGCGAAAAATATCGACTCAAGAGGGATTTGCCTTTAAAATTATACCGACTCAACCCCACGTTGTAGAAGCGGTTCATGATTTTCAACCTCCCTGTCATCAGAAAATTTACGCGACTAATGTAGATGGGGGAAAAATGGTCTTAGCGTTATATGCAACTCCCACTCGTCCGGGTTGGTGTCGGACTTTTGGCCGTCAGATTTTAATTAAAAGTAAGCAAGGTAAAACACCGGGCGGGATAGGCTTTTTTGCCCTACCAATGCCCATTTGGTTAAATCATGTTTTAGCTCCCTTATTTATGCACCAAGATTTAGTGTTTTTACACTATCAAGAAAAAATATTAGCCAAACGGAAAAATAAACGCTGGTTAGAGGAAGTTTATACACCCAATCCCCAGGATAAAATGGTAATTACGTTCCGTCAATGGCTTGAAAAACGGGCAGGCGGTGGTATTCCTTGGTCTGAAGAATGTAACCCCCATCTTCCTCTTCCTGAGTTAAATAAACAACAGTTATTTGATGTTTGGTCAACTCACACCCAACATTGTCAAGTCTGTCAAAATGCTCTAAAAAATATTAACCGATTAACGGTATTTTCCTATATTGCTGCTATCCTTTGTTTTGGGTTAGGTGTTATGGTTGATGCCCGAACAGTTGAGCAATTAACTGCAATTCCGCCGATAGGTTTTTGGGTTTTATTAGGATGTGCGATCGCCTTTGCAACGGCTGGATATTATTTAAAAAAATTCAGTCGTTTATTCTATATTTATGAGTTTGAACACGCTCATAATGATTAA
- a CDS encoding RNA-guided endonuclease TnpB family protein: protein MLDVLKVRIYPNKEQQTALAKSFGCCRFVWNYYLEKTNTQYKETGKGLSYCDMAKHLTELKKQPDYLFLKEATAATLQQSLKNLESALKNFFQKRARFPKFKSKHKKQSIRYPESCSIQGSGLKLPKLGIVKARIPKTISSKIKSVTVSRTSTDKYFAAILFEIDDLTANKNGKISGIDLGLTSLVTVFDGETYTKVDPIKPTRKYAKRLRRRQQALSRKTQGSNNRKKQVKRVAKVHEKIANTRVNFLHKLSRKLVDENQVIVVENLCVKGLARTKLAKSVLDAGFGMLINFLSYKLEREGGKLIEVDRFFPSTKLCHCCQFKNNSLNLSVREWVCPNCQTHHDRDENAARNIREEGIKILSTHTAGHAEIQACGEDVRLVGASTKKHSSVKQESPVTA from the coding sequence ATGTTAGACGTTCTCAAAGTCAGAATTTATCCAAACAAGGAACAGCAAACAGCTTTAGCAAAAAGTTTTGGTTGTTGTAGATTCGTTTGGAATTATTACCTTGAGAAAACTAACACTCAGTACAAGGAAACCGGAAAAGGGTTAAGTTATTGCGACATGGCAAAACATTTAACCGAACTCAAAAAGCAACCGGATTACCTGTTTCTAAAAGAAGCAACTGCTGCCACATTACAACAATCACTAAAGAATTTGGAATCAGCGCTTAAAAACTTCTTTCAAAAAAGAGCTAGATTTCCTAAATTCAAAAGCAAGCACAAAAAACAATCAATTCGTTATCCCGAAAGTTGTTCAATTCAAGGGAGTGGCTTAAAGCTTCCGAAGTTAGGGATTGTCAAAGCCAGAATTCCAAAAACAATTAGCAGTAAGATTAAATCTGTTACCGTGTCTAGGACAAGTACAGATAAATATTTTGCTGCTATTTTGTTTGAGATTGACGATTTAACTGCTAATAAAAACGGAAAAATCTCAGGAATTGACTTAGGGTTAACGAGTTTGGTAACCGTGTTTGACGGTGAAACCTATACAAAGGTTGATCCCATTAAGCCCACTAGAAAATATGCCAAGCGATTAAGAAGAAGACAGCAAGCATTGTCTCGGAAGACCCAAGGGTCTAATAATCGCAAAAAGCAAGTTAAAAGAGTTGCTAAAGTTCATGAAAAAATAGCAAATACAAGAGTTAACTTTCTTCATAAACTCTCTCGAAAGTTAGTTGACGAAAACCAAGTCATTGTAGTGGAAAACCTTTGTGTGAAAGGATTAGCACGTACCAAGTTAGCAAAATCTGTATTAGATGCTGGCTTTGGGATGCTAATTAACTTCCTGAGCTACAAACTAGAAAGAGAAGGTGGAAAGCTAATTGAAGTTGACAGATTCTTTCCCAGTACAAAGCTTTGTCATTGCTGCCAATTCAAAAACAATTCATTAAATTTAAGTGTTCGAGAATGGGTTTGCCCAAATTGTCAAACTCACCATGATCGAGATGAAAACGCAGCACGTAATATTAGGGAAGAAGGTATAAAAATACTGTCAACCCATACTGCGGGACACGCAGAAATTCAAGCTTGTGGAGAGGATGTAAGACTCGTTGGTGCAAGCACCAAAAAGCATTCTTCCGTGAAACAAGAATCCCCCGTCACAGCGTAG
- a CDS encoding aldo/keto reductase, which yields MESRQTLNLPVMGCGTWAWGNRLLWGYDPSMDEQLQQVFNLCVSQGVTLFDTGDSYGTGKLNGRSESLLGQFSQQYQGINQDRICIATKLAPYPWRLTRKSMIQACENSAKRLGKNVDLVQMHWSTANYAPWQEWNLLEGLGDLYEQGLVKGVGLSNYGPKRLKKVYQKLADRGIPISTLQVQYSLLSTYPVRELGLKEVCDELGIQLIAYSPLGLGLLTGKFSENSPLPKGIRGGLFKKLLPGIQPILNCLKEIAEFRSKTVTQVALNWCICKGTIPIPGAKNLEQAQDNLGALGWFLDSGEVAALDNAVMRSNQQMVQNIFQTS from the coding sequence ATGGAAAGCCGTCAAACCTTAAATCTTCCTGTGATGGGATGTGGAACTTGGGCCTGGGGAAATCGCCTATTATGGGGTTATGATCCCAGTATGGATGAACAGTTACAACAAGTTTTTAACTTGTGTGTGAGTCAGGGTGTAACGTTATTTGATACGGGTGATTCCTATGGGACGGGTAAATTAAACGGACGGAGTGAATCGCTTTTAGGACAGTTTTCTCAACAGTATCAAGGCATTAATCAAGACCGAATTTGTATCGCTACAAAATTAGCACCCTATCCTTGGCGATTAACGCGCAAATCGATGATTCAAGCCTGTGAAAATTCAGCTAAACGGTTAGGAAAAAATGTCGATTTAGTTCAGATGCACTGGTCTACGGCTAATTATGCTCCTTGGCAAGAATGGAATTTATTAGAAGGTTTAGGGGATTTATATGAACAGGGATTAGTTAAAGGAGTGGGATTATCTAATTATGGGCCGAAACGGTTAAAAAAAGTGTATCAAAAATTAGCAGACCGAGGAATTCCGATTTCAACTTTACAGGTACAATATTCGTTATTATCAACTTATCCGGTCAGGGAATTAGGATTAAAAGAAGTTTGTGATGAGTTAGGTATTCAATTAATTGCTTATAGTCCGTTAGGGTTAGGATTATTAACGGGTAAATTCTCGGAAAATAGCCCGTTACCAAAAGGAATACGAGGAGGATTATTTAAAAAATTATTACCCGGAATTCAACCGATTTTAAATTGTTTGAAAGAAATTGCTGAATTTCGGTCTAAAACTGTTACCCAAGTTGCTTTAAATTGGTGTATTTGTAAAGGGACAATTCCGATTCCGGGGGCTAAAAATTTAGAGCAAGCACAAGATAATTTAGGGGCGTTAGGATGGTTTTTAGATTCAGGAGAAGTGGCAGCGTTAGATAATGCTGTGATGCGTTCTAATCAACAAATGGTGCAGAATATTTTCCAGACTTCTTGA